The window CCCGGCAGACCGCTAAGATAAGAGTCGGTCCTCTCCCTCCCGCCAGCTTGCGCTCGCCATGAAATTCTCGCCGCTTTGCTTGCTACCGCTGTTTGCCGTTTCGCTGTCAGCCGCGGAGCCCGTTGATTATTTGCGCGATATCAAGCCGGTCATCCAAGCTGCCTGCGTCAAGTGTCACGGCAAACTGACGCAGAAAAGCGATCTCAAGCTCGACACCGCCGCGGCGGCGATTGCCGGTGGCGTGAGTGGGCCTTCGATCGTGCCCGGCAAAAGTGCTGAAAGCATTTTCATTCAGACAATCGAGGGCAAGCACGACTACGTGCCGAAGATGCCGTACAAACGGCCGCCGCTAGATGCGGCCCAGGTCGCGCTGCTGAAGCGGTGGATCGACGAAGGAGCCAAAGCGCCTGCCGATGAACAACCAAGCGACGATCGCCACTGGGCTTTCATCGCGCCCAAGAAAGCGCCGCTGCCAGACGTCGGCGTGAAGCATCCGATTGATGCGTTCGTTGTCGCGCGATTGAAGCAAGACAAACTCGAACTCTCTTCACCGGCCGCCAAGCACACCCTGATTCGCCGTTTGTATCTCGATCTGCTCGGCCTGCCGCCCACGCCGGCGCAGGTCGCGGCCTTCGTTGCCGATGACAGTCCGCAGGCCTGGGAGCGGGCGGTCGACCAAGTTTTGGAATCGCCTCACTACGGCGAACGGTGGGGTCGCTGGTGGCTCGACCAGGCCCGCTACGCCGATAGCAATGGCTATAGCATCGACGCGCCGCGGCAGATCTGGAAGTATCGCGACTGGGTCGTCAGTGCTCTCAACCGCGACTTGCCTTTCGATCAATTCACCGTCGAGCAACTCGCCGGCGATCTGCTGGCCGATGCGACCGAGCCGCAGAAGATAGCGACCGGTTTTCATCGCAACACACAGATCAATCAGGAAGGTGGCATCGATCCCGAGCAGTTCCGCATCGAGAGCGTGATCGATCGCGTTGGCACGACGGGCACGGTTTGGCTCGGCTTGACGATCGCTTGCGCGCAGTGCCACGACCACAAGTTCGATCCGATTTCGCACAAGGAGTATTACCAGCTCTTTGCGTTCTTCAACAATCAAAGCGAACCGACGCTGCGAGTGATTGACGGCGATGTCGATCCTAAGGAAGTCGATGCCGAGATCAAGGAACTCGAACAAAAGCTGAAAGCGTACTTCAAAAAGTACGCCGACGATTATGCGAAGTGGGAAGAAGAGCTTGGCCCGATGTCGCGCTCGCTCTTCACGCCCGAAGCGACGAAGGCCATTGCGATCGAGAAGAAAAAGCGATCTTTCGAACACACGCGGGCGCTGTTTCAAGTCGGTCCGGGCGCTGCCGATCAGGATTATCGAGCCATCAACGAGCGGTATCTCGAACTCGTCGCGCTGCAAAAGGGTGGCGTGACGACGATGGTCATGGAAGAGATGAAGCAACC is drawn from Anatilimnocola floriformis and contains these coding sequences:
- a CDS encoding PSD1 and planctomycete cytochrome C domain-containing protein produces the protein MKFSPLCLLPLFAVSLSAAEPVDYLRDIKPVIQAACVKCHGKLTQKSDLKLDTAAAAIAGGVSGPSIVPGKSAESIFIQTIEGKHDYVPKMPYKRPPLDAAQVALLKRWIDEGAKAPADEQPSDDRHWAFIAPKKAPLPDVGVKHPIDAFVVARLKQDKLELSSPAAKHTLIRRLYLDLLGLPPTPAQVAAFVADDSPQAWERAVDQVLESPHYGERWGRWWLDQARYADSNGYSIDAPRQIWKYRDWVVSALNRDLPFDQFTVEQLAGDLLADATEPQKIATGFHRNTQINQEGGIDPEQFRIESVIDRVGTTGTVWLGLTIACAQCHDHKFDPISHKEYYQLFAFFNNQSEPTLRVIDGDVDPKEVDAEIKELEQKLKAYFKKYADDYAKWEEELGPMSRSLFTPEATKAIAIEKKKRSFEHTRALFQVGPGAADQDYRAINERYLELVALQKGGVTTMVMEEMKQPRKTTIFLKGDFTRPDAEVTEGVPAVLPPLKTEKRPNRLQLANWLVTAENPLTARVIVNRVWQQYFGRGLVETENDFGTMGSPPTHPELLDWLAVDFRDNGWSLKKLHKLIVTSDTYRQSSTVTPQSRGLVVDPKNYLLWRQTRLRLDAEIVRDVSLAASGLLAEKQGGPPVYPPIPEGVLGLGQVKRPWPLSKGDDRYRRGLYTFVFRATPPPSLSVFDAPEGFSTCTRRIRSNTPLQALSLLNDAAHFEFAQSLEKVIQKDGLVVAFERCVSRPPTMQEKELLSKLDTLSQARVLLNLDETITRE